CAGGCGGTAGCGGTCCAGGTCGTTCTGGACGACCATGTCGAACGGGGTGGTCGTGGTGCCGCGTTCCTTGTAGCCGCGGACGTGCAGGTGCTCGTGGCCGTCGCGGCGGTAGGCCAGGCGGTGGAGGAGCCACGGGTAGCCGTGGTAGGCGAAGATCACCGGTTTGTCGGCGGTGAAGATGCCGTCGTACTCGAAGTCGGTCATGCCGTGCGGGTGTTCCTCGGCGGGGAGCAGCCGGGCGATGTCGACGACGTTGACCACGCGGACGGCGAGGTCGGGCAGGTGCGTGCGGAGCAACTGCGCGGCGGCGAGCGTCTCCTGGGTGGGGACGTCGCCGGCGCAGGCCAGGACCACGTCGGGCTCCCGGGTGCCGTCCTCGGTGCCGGCCCAGTCCCAGACGCCGAGGCCGCGGGCGCAGTGGACGCGGGCCTCCTCCATCGTGAGCCAGTCGAAGCAGGGCTGTTTGCCGGCCACGATCACGTTGACGTAGTTCTTGCTGCGCAGCGCGTGGTCGGCGACCGACAGCAGCGTGTTGGCGTCCGGCGGGAAGTAGACCCGTACGGCCTCGGGGCTCTTGTTGAGGATGTGGTCGACGAAGCCGGGGTCCTGGTGGGAGAAGCCATTGTGGTCCTGGCGCCAGACGTGGGAAGTGAGGAGGTAGTTGAGTGAGGCGATGGGGGCGCGCCAGGAGAGGCTACGGGTGGTGCGCAGCCATTTGATGTGCTGGTTGACCATCGAGTCGACGATGTGCACGAATGCCTCGTAGCAGGAGAACAGTCCGTGCCGGCCGGTGAGGAGGTAGCCCTCCAGCCAGCCCTGGCAGGTGTGTTCGGAGAGGATCTCCATCACCCGGCCGTGCCGGTCCAGGTCCTCGTCCACCGGGCGGGTCTCCGCCTGCCACGCCTTGCCGCTGGCGGCGTAGACGGCCTGGAGGCGGTTGGACGCGGTCTCGTCGGGGCCGACGAGACGGAAGTCGCGGCGGTCGGTGGTGGCGGCCATGACGTCCAGGAGCATGTCGCCGAGCACGCGGGTGGGTTCGTGCAGGGTGGCGCCGGGTTTGTCGACGGCGACGGCGTGCTTCTCCAGTGGCGGCAGGGGCAGTTCGCGGACCAGCAGGCCGCCGTTGGCGCGGGGTGTGGCGCCGAGCCGGCGCTCGCCCTCCGGGATCCAGGCCAGCACCTCGGGGCGGGGTGCGCCGTGTTCGTCGAAGAGTTCCTCCGGGCGGTACGAGCGCAGCCAGGCCTCCAGTTGGCGGAGGTGCTCGGGGTTGTCGCGGACGGCGGCGAGCGGGACCTGGTGGGCGCGCCAGGTGCCCTCCACCGGAAGGCCGTCCACCTCGGCGGGACCGGTCCAGCCCTTCGGTGTGCGCAGCACGATCATCGGCCAGCGGGGGCGTTCGGTGGCGCCTTCCTCGCGGGCGGCACGCTGGATGGCGGCGATGCGGTCCAGGGCGGTGTCCAGCGCGCCGGCCATCGCCTGGTGGACGGCGGCAGGGTCGTCACCGGTGACGTGGAGGGGGTCGTGGCCGTAGCCGCGCAGCAGCTCGTCGAGCTCGGGTTCGGGGAGGCGGGCGAGGACGGTCGGGTTGGCGATCTTGTAGCCGTTGAGGTGGAGGATCGGGAGGACGGCACCGTCGTGGACGGGGTCGAGGAACTTGTTCGAGTGCCAGGACGCGGCGAGCGGGCCGGTCTCCGCCTCGCCGTCACCGATCACGCAGGCGACGAGGAGGGCGGGGTTGTCGAAGGCGGCGCCGTAGGCGTGGGAGAGGGCGTAGCCGAGTTCGCCACCCTCGTGGATCGAGCCGGGGGTCTCGGGGGCCACGTGGCTGGGGATGCCGCCGGGGAAGGAGAACTGTTTGAAGAGGCGGGCCATGCCGGGGGCGTCGCGGGTGACGTCCGGGTAGGTCTCGGTGTACGAGCCCTCCAGCCAGCTGTTGGCGACGACGGCGGGGCCGCCGTGGCCCGGGCCCCAGATGCAGAGGGTGTCCTGGTCGCGGGTGCGGATGATGCGGTTGAGGTGGGTGTGGACGAGGTTGAGGCCGGGTGAGGTGCCCCAGTGGCCCAGGAGGCGGGGTTTGACGTGTTCCGGGCGGAGGGGGGTGGAGAGGAGGGGGTTGGACATGAGGTAGATCTGGCCGACGGCGAGGTAGTTGGCTGCGCGCCAGTGGGCGTCGAGGGTGGTGAGGTCTTCGGGGGTGAGGGGGGTCTGGGGGGCTTGGGGAGTGCGGGGGGTGCCGGCTTGTGCGGTGTCGTCGGCGGGCATGGGGGGCCTTCCGGGTTGGGGCGGGTGGTTCCACCTTGCGCGTTTTCCCGGGTACCCGCGAGGGCCGGTTGGCCCACTCGGATGGCGGGCGGTGAGTTTTTCGCCATCGGGCCCGTCACAGGGCACCCTCGATGGGGCTCTGCCCCGGCCCCCCGTGCAACCCCCCTGCAACCTGGCGTGCCGTTCAATCGGCAGTTCACGTGCCGGACGGCGGGAGGCAGGGGATGGGTGAGGGAGAGCGCGACGCCCGCGAGGTCGTCGTAGCGCGCGTGGCGTTGACGGACGCCGCCGCCGACCTCGTACGGCGGCTTCGCGCGGCGCACGGGCCGCTCATGTTCCACCAGTCGGGCGGCTGCTGCGACGGCAGCGCCCCCATGTGCTACCCCGACGGCGAATTCCGTACCGGCGGCTCCGACGTGCTGCTCGCCGAGCTGGAGGTCGACGGGGTCGGCGAACCCGTCGGGTTCTGGATGTCCCGCAGCCAGTACGAGGTGTGGGCGCACACCCGGCTGATCGTGGACGTCGTACCCGGACGCGGCAGCGGATTCTCCCTGGAGGCACCCGAAGGAGTGCGTTTTCTGATCCGTTCCCGCGTCGTCGACGCATAGCAGCCGTCCGCGTCACCACCGTCTGGTGGACTGCCCCTCGCACTCCCGGCTCATTCCTGTGATGAGCGGGTGAGTTGATGATGCGTCAGCTCGACTCCGAAAAGCTGACGGTCAGACAGCCAGGCAGCCACCGGTCCCCAGGGGGTACTCGTGACGCGTTACCGGCACTTCCGTCCCAGAACCCGGCTCACCACCCTTCTCGCCCAGCTCTCCGTCCTCGGCACGCTGGCCGGTGCCGCCCTCGCGGGCGCCTCGCCCGCCGCCGCCGGACAGCGCGCCGTCGACATCTCGCCCGGCGTCACCTACCGGGACTACGACCTCGCCGCCGCCCACGGCACGACCCACGTCCACCTTCTCACCGTCGACCTGAGCGATCCGCACGTACGTGTGGATCTGCTGTATCCGGGTGCCGTCGCCGCCCGCGCCACCGTCTCCCGGATGGCCGCCTCCGCCGGCGCGGTCGCCGGGGTCAACGGTGACTTCTTCGACATCAGCGAGGCCCAGCACCCCGGCGTGGAGGTGACCGGCGCCCCGGTCGGCCCGGCGGTCGCGGGCGGCCGTGCGCTGAAGGCGGCGGTGCCGCGCGGCCAGCGCTTCGGCCCGGCGCTGCCTGCCTCGGGCAGCACCGAGGACGTGCTCGGCGTCGGCACCGACGGCGTCGCCCGGCTGGACCGGCTGTCCCTGACCGGAACGGTACGGACGGCGGCCGACGGGTCCCTGCCGCTGCGCGGGCTCAACCAGTACGCGCTGCCCGAGGGCTCGGTCGGCGCGTACACCGCCGACTGGGGCGGCGTCTCGCGGCGCCGGGCGGTGTGCGGCACCGACACCGAGCGCGGGGCGCCGTGCGGTACGGACACCTACGAGGTGACGGTGCGCGGTGGGCGGGTCGTCTCGGCCGCCGACTCCCCCGGCTCGGGGACCGTCGCCGACGGTGCGACCGTGCTGGTCGGGCGCGAGGCGGGCGCCCAGTGGCTGCGGAAGCTCGCCGTCGGCGAGCAGGTCACGGTGGAGCAGCGGCTGGTCGCCAAGACGGCGGGGGTGTCGTACCGCTTCGCGGTGGGGGGTGCGGTGCTGCGGCGGGGCGGGAAGGCCGTGCCGGGGCTGGACGACTCGGTGTCGACGGTTCGTACGGCGCTGGGGGTCGCCGATGGGGGGCGGCGGTTGCTGTTGCTCGCGCTGGACGGTGGGGCGGCGTACCGGTCGGGGTTGACGGTGGCCGAAGTGGGGGCGGAGTTGGGGCGGTTGGGGGCGGGGGATGTCGTCGGGGTGGATGGTGGGGGGTCCACGACGTTGGTTGCGCGGGGAGCGGGGGGTGCGTCCGTGAGTGTGCGGAACCATCCCTCCGGGGGTGGGGAGAGGGCGGTTGCCAACGGGGTGGGGGTGTTTGCCGTCGGGGGGTGAGCCCTCCTCCGGGGGGCGTCCGCGGGACTTTTTCGCCCCCGCCGCCCCTTCCCGGTCCCACCCCCGGGGGCTGCGCCCCCGGACCCCCCTACGGAGCTTCGCTCCGTTTTGCGCAGTTCCCCGCGCCCCTGCTCACGGACGCAGACTGCTCACGATGTCCGCCGTCGCCAGCAGGCCGTTGTGGATTGTGGGCGCCATGCTGCTGCTGGCCAGGAGGAAGCCCAGCAGGGCGCAGACCAGGGCATGCGAGACCTTCAGGCCGCCGTTGCGGAGGAAGATCACCGCAAGGATGGTCAGCAGCAGTACGAGCGAGATGGAAATGGCCATGGTCAACCTCCTCCGCCACGTCCGCTTCGCGGCGTTCGGCCGCAAGTGTGGCGTAGCGGAGGGTTCGTCCGGGCGGCTGACGTGTCCTCCGAACGAGTGGTGTCACGGCCGTGCGTGGCTCCTACGCCGGTGCGCGCAGGTCCACCAGTCCCGCCAGCCGTTCGCGGTGGGCGCCCGCCGTGCCGTACGCCAGCGAGTCGGCCTTGGCCCGCTTCAGGTAGAGGTGGGCCGGGTGCTCCCAGGTCATGCCGATCCCGCCGTGCAGTTGGACGGCCTCCTCCGCGGCGTGCACGGCGACCCCGGCGGCGTACGCCTGGGCGACGGTGACCGCGAGGTCGCGCTCCTCGCTGCCGGTGGCGAGCGCGTCGGCGGCGTTGCGGGCGGCGGCGCGCAGATTGACGATCTCCAGCCACAGCTGGGCCAGCCGGTGCTTGAGCGCCTGGAAGCCGCCGACCGGGCGGTTGAACTGCTTGCGGTCCTTCAGATGGCGGACCGTCTCCGTCAGGCACCAGTCGGCGAGGCCCAGTTGTTCGGAGGCGAGCAGTCCGGCGCCGGCCCGCAGCCCGCGGCGTACGGCGGGTTCGGCGTCGCCGAGGCGGCGGGCCGGTGCGCCGTCGAGGCGTACGCGGGCCACCGGGCGGGTCAGGTCCAGGGAGAGCTGTGCGGTGACGGTCACGTCGGCGGCGGCCACCGCGTACAGGCCGCCGTCGTCGGCCGGGACGAGGAGGACGTCGGCGGCGGTGGCGTCGGCGACCGCGGTCAGCTCGCCGTGCAGGGTGCCGTTCTCCAGGCGGGCGGTGGGGAAGGGGGCGCCCGGGGCGGTGTGCAGGGCGACGGCGAGCGTTGCGACCGTCGCGCCCGAGGCCAGTTCACCGAGCAGACCGACGGCCGGGTCCCCGGTCCCGCGTTCCAGCAGTGCCTCCGTGGCGACGACGGCGCTCGTCAGGTACGGCACGGGTGCGACCGCGCGGCCCAGTTCCTCCAGGACGACGGCGGCCTCGCGGTGGGTGGCGCCCTGGCCGCCGAGTTCCTCGGGGACGAGGAGTCCGGCGAGGCCCATGCCCTCGGTGAGCGCCTTCCACAGCCGTACGTCGTGCCGGGTCTCCGACTCGGTGCGGGCGAGGACGCCCGCCGGGTCGCAGTGGTCGGTGAGCAGGTCGCGGACGGCGGCGCGCAGCGCCTCTTCCTCCTCGGAGTGGAGCAGGTCGGGCTGTGTGCTCATCGGGCCAGGTCCTTCCAGGCGACGTCCTTGTCGGTGCGCGGCTCGGCGGGCAGGCCGAGGACGCGTTCGGCGACGATGTTCAGCAGCACCTCGCTGGTGCCGCCCTCGATGCTGTTGCCCTTGGCGCGGAGGTAGCGGTAGCCGGCCTCGCGGCCGGTGAAGTCGACGAGTTCGGGCCGGCGCATGGTCCAGTCGTCGTACAACAGGCCCTCCTCGCCGAGTAGTTCGACCTCCAGGCCGCTGATCTCCTGGTTGAGGCGGGCGAAGGCGAGTTTCATGCCGGAGCCCTCGTAGCCGGGCTGGCCGGCGGCGAGCTGCTGGCGCAGGCGTTCGGCGGTGAGGCGGGAGACCTCGGCCTCCACCCACAGTTTCAGCAGCCGCTGGTGCAGGTCGTGGGTGCGCAGTTCGGGGCGTTCGCGCCAGGTGCGGGAGACCGGGCCGATCATGCCGCCCTCGCGGGGCAGCCGCATGCCGCCGATGGAGACGCGCTCGTTCATGAGGGTCGTCTGGGCGACCCGCCAGCCGTCGCCGACGTCGCCGAGCCGGCGGGAGTCGGGGATGCGGACGTCGGTGAGGAAGACCTCGTTGAACTCGGCCTCGCCGGTGATCTGCCGCAACGGGCGGACCTCGACGCCGGGGTCGGTCATGTCGCAGACGAAGTAGGTGATGCCGGCGTGCTTGGGGACGTCGGGGTCGGTGCGGGCGATGAGGATGGCCCAGCGCGCGACGTGGGCGCTGGAGGTCCAGACCTTCTGCCCGTTGACCACCCAGTCTCCCCCGCTCTCGGCTTCGCTCGAGCGGGAGGGGCCCCCATCGCCCCGTACGGCGCGGGTGCCGAGCGCGGCCAGGTCGGAGCCGGCGCCGGGCTCGCTGAAGAGCTGGCACCACACCTCCTCGCCGGTCCACAGCGGGCGCAGGAAGCGCCGCTGCTGTTCGGGCGTGCCGTACCGCAGGATCGTCGGCGCGGCCATGCCGAGGCCGATGCCGATGCGCCGGGGGTCGTTGTCGGGGGCGCCGGCGGCCTCCAACTCGGCGTCCACGACGGCCTGGAGGGAGCGGGGGGCGCCGAGGCCGCCGAGGCCCTCGGGGTAGTGCACCCAGGCCAGGCCCGCGTCGAACCGGGCGCGCAGGAAGTCGAGCCGGTCGGTGCCGGCGGGCGGGTGGGCGGCGAGGAACTCGCGGGTGCGGCGGCGCAGTTCGGGCGCGTCGAGCTTGGCGGGGGCGTCGTGGTCCGTCATGCGGAAGCTCCGTTCTTCACTGCGGGCAGCACGACGATACGGCCCGTGCTGAGGCCGTCGGCGACCCGCTGTACGGCGGCCGAGGCGTCCTGAAGTGCCACCCGCTCGCTGACCAGCGGCTTGATCGCGCCCCGGGCGGCCAGTTCGGTGAGCTGCTCGTGGCAGTGCTGGACCAGCTCGGGGTTCTTGGTGTGGTAGAGGCCCCAGTGCAGGCCGAGGATCGCGTAGTTCTTGACGAGGGCGTGGTTGAGCGGCGGGCTGGGGATGGTGCCGCCGGCGAAGCCGACCACGACGATCCGGCCCTCGAAGGCGGCGAGCTTGGCGGACTGGGCGTAGGCCGTGCCGCCGACCGGGTCGTAGATCACGTCGGCGCCGCGCCCGCCGGTGGCCTCCTTGACGGTGGCGACGACGTCCTCGGTGCGACGGTCGACGACCAGGTCGCAGCCGAGGGTACGGGCGACGGCGGCCTTCTCGGCGCCGCCGACCACGCCGATGACCGTGGCGCCGGCCGCCTTGCCGAGCTGGACGGCGGCGCTGCCGACCCCGCCGGCGGCGGCGTGCACGAGGAGCGTCTCGCCGGCCTCCAGCCGGGCCCTGCGGTGCAGGCCGAACCAGCCGGTCTGGTAGCCGATGTGCAGGGTGGCGGCCTCGGCGTCGTCGAGCGAGTCGGGGGCGGGCAGGAGCGCGGCGGCGTCCGCGAGGGCGTACTCGGCGAAACCGCCGTGCGGGAGGGCGGAGGTGGCGAGGACGCGGCGGCCGTCCTCCGTCTCACCGCAGATCTCCACGCCGGGGGTGAAGGGCAGCGGCGGGCGGACCTGGTACTGGCCGCGGCAGAGGAGGGCGTCGGGGAAGTTGACGTTGGCGGCGCGCACCCTGAGCACGACCTGGCCGTCGCCGGGGGTGGGCGGCTCCACGTCCGCGAGGCGCATGGCCTCGGTCGGTTCGCCGTTCTCGTGCACCTGCCATGCCTGCATGCGCGGCCTCCAGGGGACTGCGTCGTCGGTCCGGGGTCTTGCCGTCTGTACGGTTCTGCCGTCTCTGCTTCCACGGCTCTGCCGTCTCTGCTTCCGCGGCCCTGCCGTCTTCGCATACTAAGCGGTCGCTTGCCGTCAGGGGAACAGGAGCCGCCGGTACGGCACCGACGGGGGCCGGCCTCTCGTACGTCGTCATATGGTCGCATTGACGATAAGGGGGACGCCATGCGAAGCTGGCGGCGCGCCGATCCACGCCGATCAGCGTCAACTCACCGACAAGCACCCCTTTTTCGGCATGCCGCCGCGCCCGACCCACGGAGTTTCCATGCCCCCTGCCGCCACCCGCGCCCCACAGCCTCACCTCAGCCCGCGGGGCACCGACCGGGCCGCGGGCGTCCTGCTCGGCGCGGCCGCGGGGGACGCGCTGGGTGTGCCCTACGAGTTCCGGGCGCGGCTGACCGGCGAGGAGCAGCCGCGGATGATCGGCGGCGGCCTGGGGCCGTACGAGCCCGGCGAGTACTCCGACGACACCCAGATGCAGGTGTGCATCGCCGAGGTCGCGGCCACCGGAGCCGATCTCCGCTCCCCCGAGGCCCTCGACGCGGTCGCGGCGAACTTCCAGCGCTGGCTGCGGGAGGGCGCCAGCGACGTCGGCAACCAGACCAGGGCCGTACTGCACGCCGCCGGGCGTACGTCCGGAGCGGCGGGCGCGGCGATGCGCGAGGCCGCCCGCAGCTTCACCGCCGCCAGGGCGAACAGCGCCGGGAACGGCTCGCTCATGCGGACCGGGATCGTCGCCCTCGCCCACCTCGGGGACGCCGCGGAGATGGCCGAGGCCGCCGTCGCGGTCAGCGGGCTCACCCATCCCGACCCGGACTGCGCCGACGCCTGCGTGCTGTGGTGCTCCGGCATCCGCACGGCCGTGCTGGAGGGCACCTTCGACGGCGTACGGGCCGGCCTGGAGCTGCTGCCCGCCGAGCGCCGGGCGCTGTGGGCCGAGCGGCTGGACGAGGCGGAGGCCCATCCTCCGCACCACTTCTCCCCCAACGGCTGGGTCGTCGCCGCGCTCCAGGCCGCCTGGTCGGCGATCACGCACACCCCCGTTCCCGGGCTGAACCCCGGCGAGGGCGGCTTCCCCGCCCAGCATCTGCGTCTCGCCCTGGAGGCGGCGGTCCGGGCCGGCGACGACACCGACACCGTCGCCGCGATCGCGGGCGCGCTGCTCGGCGCGCGCTGGGGCTGCTCGGGCATCCCGCTGGAATGGCAGCGGGCCGTGAACGGCTGGCCCTCGCTCACCGGCGTCGATCTCGTCCGGCTGGCGGTACGCACCGCCCTGGGCGGGCGGGACGACGGCGCCGGCTGGCCCTCCGCCGCGCGCATGTCCGTCCCGGCGGGCGCACCCCGCGCCTTCGCCGTCCCCCACCCGCACGACTCCGGGGTGGTCCTGGGCAACCTCGCCCTCCTCCAGGGGGCCGAGCCGGTCGACGTCGACGCGGTGGTGTCGCTGTGCCGCATGGGCACGGAGCCGGTCCTGCCGGGCATCGAAGCCGAGCACGTGCGCGTCTGGCTGGTGGACGGCGACGGGCACAACGCCAATCTGCACTACGTCGTGGACCAGGCCGCCCGCGAGGTACTGCGGCTGCGGCAGGCGGGCAAGCGGGTGCTGCTCCACTGCGTCGCCGGGCAGAGCCGTACGCCGGCCGTCGCCGCGGTCTACAGCCATCTGGCGCGCGGCATCGGCGCCGAGGCCGCCCTCTCCGGTCTCCGTGAGGTGCTGCCGCACGGCTGGCAGCTGTCGGCGCACCCCGAACTGCTCGACGCGGTGCACGCGTTGACCTCCGGCTCCACGGGGTCCACCGGATCCGATGGGTCCGCCGGGTCCGCCGCAGGCGGGCAGCCGGACGGCGTCGCTCCCGAGCAGGTGGCGCTCGTGCTGGACGACGGCCCGGAGCAGCGGCCGACGGAGCCGCAGCGGTCCGGGACGTTCCTGGAGGAGAAGGGCGCGGTGTCCCGGGTGCGCGGCCTGCTGCTCGGCCTTGCGCTGGGGGACACACTGGGCGCCGCGAGGGGCAAGCTGCCCGCCGCCGGACCGCTGCGGGCCGGGGTCAGCACCCAGCTGGCCTGCTTCACCGCCGAGGGCACCATTCGCGCATGGGTGCGCGGGCTGCACAAGGGCATCTGCCACCCCCCGTCGGTGGTGGGGCACGCCTACTGCCGCTGGGCCGCACTACAGGGGATCGAGGTCGAGCGGATGCGCGGGCACTGGGCCTCCGGCGGCCGGGTCTGGCCCGACGGCTGGCTCGCCCAGGTGCCCGTACTGGCCGAACGGCGCGGCTCGGCGCCGGCAACCGTGACGGCGTTGTCCGGCATCAAGCGGGGCGACCTGGGGAAGCCGACGGCCAGCCGCGGCTGCCACGCGCTCACCCGTACCCTCCCCATCGCCGTGGTCGGCGTCGCCCACGAGCCGGGGCGGGCGACCGAGCTGGCCCGGCAGACCGCCGCCCTCACCCACGGCGACCGGGCCGCGCAGTCCGCGGCGGCCCATGCGGTCGCCCTGGCCGGCCACTGCCTCACCAGTGCCGCCGATGACGCCCGCGGCTCCGGGCCCGGCACCCGGTCGCAGGTGCGGCAGGCCCTGCGGGACGGCGTCCGGGCGCTTCCCGAGGCCGACCCGGACCTGACGGCCGACGAGCACGACCGGCTCGCCGCGGCGCTCCGGGAGGCCGAGGAGCACCCCGCGGACGCGGGACGGCTCGCGCGGCTCGCGCCGGACCCCACCGCGCCGTCGGCACTGCTCGGCGGGGTGTACGTCGCCGCGTCCTTCCCCGGCCGGGACCAGGTGGACGCCGCGCTGCGCTTCGCCGCCGGGGCACCGGACGGCGACTCCGTCGCCTGTGTGGCCGGTGCGCTGCTCGGCGCGGCCCATGGCGCCGAGGCGCTGCCCGTCGCTCTGGTGAGCCGGCACGAGCTGGCCTGGGTGCTCGACACCCTGGCCCGCGACCTCGTCGCCCAGTTCACCGACTCCCCCAGCGGCAGCGAGTACGTCGGCGGCTGGGACCCGCACTGGTGGGGCCGCTACCCCGGCTGGTGACCCACCGGTCCCGGCACCGGCGCGGCGTCGGGCGTCGCCTCTTCGCCGTGCCGGGCCCGTGCGTGGGGCGCGTGGAGTGCGCGGGGCGCCCGCGGCGTCAGGCGTCGTCCGCGCCCCGCCGCGTCGGCCGGGCCCGTACGTGCATCCGTTCGCCCTGGGGGCCGAACAGGCTCAGGAACTCCACCGGGCCCTCGCCCGTGGAGCCGAACCAGTGCGGCACCCTCGTGTCGAACTCCGCGGCCTCGCCGGGGCCGAGCACGAGGTCGTGCTCGCCGAGCACCAGGCGCAGCCTGCCGGACATGACGTACAGCCACTCGTAGCCCTCGTGGGTGCGCGGATGGGGCTCGCACCCGCGTTGCGGCTCGAGCACCTTGAACGCCTGGAGCCCGCCGGGCTGGCGGGTGAGCGGCCAGTACGTGCGGCCGAATCGCTCGATCGGCTCGCCCCGCACCCGCGGGTCCCCCACCCGGGGCGCGCCCACCAGTTCGTCGAGCGGCACCTGGTGCGCCCGTGCGATCGGCAGCAGCAGCTCCAGGGAGGGTCTGCGCAGCCCGGACTCCAGCCGGGACAGCGTGCTGACCGAGATCCCGGTGGCCTCGGACAGCGCGGCCAGCGTGGCACCCCGCTCCTTGCGGATCCTGCGCAGCCGGGGGCCCACCTCCGCCAGTACCTCGTCGGTGTCGTGGCCCCCGGGCAGGTCGTCCCGCGCATCGTCGTTCATCCCTTCATTGCAGATTCGGCAAGTTCGTTTGTCAATACGGCGAGGGTCGGCGACGCTGCCCGTGGAGGTGGTCACCATGACCGACACGCGAAGCGACACATCCACCGACAGCTACGAAGTCCTCGTCATCGGGGGCGGCGCGGCCGGGCTCTCCGCCGGGCTGGTCCTCGGCCGGGCCCGGCGCCGGACGCTCCTGGTGGACGCGGGCGAGCCGCGCAACGCGCCCGCCGCGCACATGCAGGGCTATCTGTCCCGGGACGGCATGCCGCCGGCCGAGCTCCTGGCCGTGGGCCGCGAGGAGATCGCCCGGTACGGGACGGTGGAGCTGGTCCGGGACCGGGTCGTCGACGTGACCCGGGACGGGGCGGAGGGCTCTCCGCCCGGCTTCACCGCCGCCCTCGCCGGCGGGCGGACCGTCCGCGCCCGGCGGGTGATCGTGGCGACGGGGCTCAAGGACGAGCTGCCGGCCGTGCCCGGTGTCGCCGAGCGCTGGGGCCGGGACGTCATCCACTGCCCGTACTGCCACGGCTGGGAGGTGCGCGACGAGGCGTTCGGCGTGCTGGCGACCTCGCCGATGAGCGTCCACCAGGCGCTGCTGGTCAGCCACTGGTCGAAGGACACCACCCTGTTCCTGCACACCGTCGCGGAGGCGGACCTCTCCGACGACGAGCTGCGCAGACTCGCCGCGGCGGGCGTGCGCGTCGTGCCGGGCGAGGTGGCGGGGCTGGTGGTCGAGGACGACCGGATCACCGGCGTACGGCTGGCCGACGGCACGGTGCACGCCCGGTCCGTCGTCTTCGTCGCGCCCCGCATGGTGCCGCGCACCGGGCTCCTCGAGAAGCTGGGCGCCGAGCTGCGGGAGACCCCGATGGGCTCCTGCCCGGTGGTGGACGAGACGGGGCGTACGACGGTGCCGGGCGTGTGGGCCGCGGGCAACGCCACCCTCTTCGCGCAGCAGGTGATCAATGCGGCGAGCACCGGGTACACGGCGGCCGCCGCCGTCAACGGCGAGCTGGTGTTCGAGGACATCGACGCCCGGATCGGCGTGGAGCACACCGGGGCGACGGGCCCGGACGGGACCGGCGCGGAGGTGTAGACCCCCC
The DNA window shown above is from Streptomyces sp. NBC_00670 and carries:
- a CDS encoding ADP-ribosylglycohydrolase family protein, producing MPPAATRAPQPHLSPRGTDRAAGVLLGAAAGDALGVPYEFRARLTGEEQPRMIGGGLGPYEPGEYSDDTQMQVCIAEVAATGADLRSPEALDAVAANFQRWLREGASDVGNQTRAVLHAAGRTSGAAGAAMREAARSFTAARANSAGNGSLMRTGIVALAHLGDAAEMAEAAVAVSGLTHPDPDCADACVLWCSGIRTAVLEGTFDGVRAGLELLPAERRALWAERLDEAEAHPPHHFSPNGWVVAALQAAWSAITHTPVPGLNPGEGGFPAQHLRLALEAAVRAGDDTDTVAAIAGALLGARWGCSGIPLEWQRAVNGWPSLTGVDLVRLAVRTALGGRDDGAGWPSAARMSVPAGAPRAFAVPHPHDSGVVLGNLALLQGAEPVDVDAVVSLCRMGTEPVLPGIEAEHVRVWLVDGDGHNANLHYVVDQAAREVLRLRQAGKRVLLHCVAGQSRTPAVAAVYSHLARGIGAEAALSGLREVLPHGWQLSAHPELLDAVHALTSGSTGSTGSDGSAGSAAGGQPDGVAPEQVALVLDDGPEQRPTEPQRSGTFLEEKGAVSRVRGLLLGLALGDTLGAARGKLPAAGPLRAGVSTQLACFTAEGTIRAWVRGLHKGICHPPSVVGHAYCRWAALQGIEVERMRGHWASGGRVWPDGWLAQVPVLAERRGSAPATVTALSGIKRGDLGKPTASRGCHALTRTLPIAVVGVAHEPGRATELARQTAALTHGDRAAQSAAAHAVALAGHCLTSAADDARGSGPGTRSQVRQALRDGVRALPEADPDLTADEHDRLAAALREAEEHPADAGRLARLAPDPTAPSALLGGVYVAASFPGRDQVDAALRFAAGAPDGDSVACVAGALLGAAHGAEALPVALVSRHELAWVLDTLARDLVAQFTDSPSGSEYVGGWDPHWWGRYPGW
- a CDS encoding helix-turn-helix domain-containing protein, which translates into the protein MNDDARDDLPGGHDTDEVLAEVGPRLRRIRKERGATLAALSEATGISVSTLSRLESGLRRPSLELLLPIARAHQVPLDELVGAPRVGDPRVRGEPIERFGRTYWPLTRQPGGLQAFKVLEPQRGCEPHPRTHEGYEWLYVMSGRLRLVLGEHDLVLGPGEAAEFDTRVPHWFGSTGEGPVEFLSLFGPQGERMHVRARPTRRGADDA
- a CDS encoding NAD(P)/FAD-dependent oxidoreductase, whose translation is MTDTRSDTSTDSYEVLVIGGGAAGLSAGLVLGRARRRTLLVDAGEPRNAPAAHMQGYLSRDGMPPAELLAVGREEIARYGTVELVRDRVVDVTRDGAEGSPPGFTAALAGGRTVRARRVIVATGLKDELPAVPGVAERWGRDVIHCPYCHGWEVRDEAFGVLATSPMSVHQALLVSHWSKDTTLFLHTVAEADLSDDELRRLAAAGVRVVPGEVAGLVVEDDRITGVRLADGTVHARSVVFVAPRMVPRTGLLEKLGAELRETPMGSCPVVDETGRTTVPGVWAAGNATLFAQQVINAASTGYTAAAAVNGELVFEDIDARIGVEHTGATGPDGTGAEV